TAACAGATAGAAAGCGCTAGGCGAAAGAGTGGATCTAACCTAGTGAGGCTGACCGGGGGATTAGAATGAAAGAAAGATTGACAAAACTCAAAGCGGATCTCAAAGCTTTCTGGGAAAGTCGAACAAAAAATCAAAAAATTATATATATAACGACAGCCGCCAGCATAATTGCGTTGGCAGTTTTTTTAACAGTGGCTATGTCACGTACTACATATGTAACGCTTTATTCAGAAGTATCACCATCTGAAATTGGGCGAATAAAAGAAGTACTTGAGGGACAAGGGGTACCTTATCAAGTAGAGCCCGGGGGTACTGCAATATCAGTACCTGAAAAACAATTAGATAATCTACGCGTATCGCTCGCAGCTGAAGGTTTCCCAGATTCCGGTCTGATCGATTATTCGTTCTTCTCGGATAATGCTGGGTTCGGTACTACAGACAATGAATTTAATATGATTAAGCTTGCTGCGATGCAAACAGAATTAGCTAATCTAATAAAGGGTATAGAAGGTATTAAGGACGCAAAAGTGATGCTTACCTTACCGACAGAAGGTATTTTTGTAAACGACACGACATCAGAAGCTAGTGCAGCGATTATGTTGAAGACGAATCCGGGACAAAACTTTTCTGAACAACAAATCACGTCCCTTTATAATCTAGTCTCAAAAAGCTTACCTAATCTATCTAATGAAAATATCGTCATCCAGAACCAATACTTTGAGTATTTCGATCTGAAAGATTCAGGAAATTCTTATGGAGCCAGTGTGACTGATCAAATGGGCGTGAAAAAGACCATTGAGCGCGACTTACAACGGCAAGTTCAAATGATGCTCGGTACGTTGATGGGACAAGACAAAGTAGTTGTTTCCGTTACGACAGATATTGATTTTAAGAAGGAAAAACGTGAAGAGAATCTGGTTACACCCGTAGATCCGGAGAATATGGAAGGCATTGCGTTGAGCGTGCAACGGATAACTGAGTCATTTTCAGGTACGAATCCAGCAGTAGGGGGTACACCTGAAGGAGAAGATCCGACTGATAATCGCACTACCTATGTTGAAGGTGAAGGCGGAGACGGAGATTACGAACGTCTCGAAGAAACGATTAATAATGAAGTAAATAGAATTAGAAAAGATATAGTGGAGAGTCCATACAAAATTAGTAATATCGGAATACAAGTGATGATTGAACCACCTACTGCGGATGATCCAACTTCATTGGCACCCGAAGTACGGCAAGATGTTGAACGTATTCTAGAAACCATTGTACGTACCTCATTGGATACAGAAGTAGCTGGAGAATTAACAGAAGAGATATTAGCTGAGAAAATAGCGGTTTCCGTTCAGCCGTTAAAGGGGAAAAATGTGGTCTTTGAAGATACTAAGACAATCATCCCTTGGTGGATATATTTGATTGGCGGTGTCTTGTTACTTGCAATTATTGTTCTTGTTATCTTGTTCTTGAGAAAGAGACGTAATGAAGCAGAAATAGAAGAAGAGTTAGCTGAAGAACAAGCTCAGACTCAATTAGATTCAGTACAAGTCGATGATATCAACTTGGAACAAGAGACGGAAGCGACAGCACGCAGAAAACAGCTAGAAAAAATGGCTAAAGATAAACCAGAAGAATTTGCGAAATTATTACGAACATGGATCACCAAGGAGTAACGGAGGGGTTTAGTTGGTTAAGAAAGATAAAGACATGTCAGGAAAACAAAAAGCTGCTCTTTTGCTTATCTCTTTGGGTCCAGAGGTTTCGGCTTCTATCTATAAGCATTTGAATGAAGAAGAGATTGAGCAACTGACATTAGAGATTTCGGGTGTGAAAAAAGTAGAATCCTCTGTAAAAGAAGAGATTATTGAGGAATTTCACAATATTGCCCTTGCGCAGGATTACATTTCTCAAGGTGGTATTGGCTATGCCAAGACAGTGCTTGAAAAAGCATTGGGAAAAGACCATGCCCAAGCAATTATTAACCGTTTAACATCTTCACTCCAAGTGCGACCGTTTGATTTTGCAAGGCGTGCAGAACCATCACAAATATTAAATTTCATCCAAAATGAACACCCACAGACGATTGCATTGATTTTGTCATATCTGGAAGCGGAGCAGGCGGGTTTAATCCTGTCACAGCTTCCGCAAGAAATGCAAGCTGATATTGCAAAGCGAATTGCTACAATGGAATCGACTTCACCTGAAGTAATCAGTGAGATAGAAGCTGTACTTGAACGAAAATTATCGTCTACTGTAACTCAAGACTTTACTGAAACTGGCGGAGTAGATGCAGTCGTTGAAGTGCTAAATGGAGTAGATCGTTCGACGGAGAAAACGATTCTCGATGCTCTTGAAATACAAGATCCTGAGCTCGCTGAAGAGATTCGCAAAAGAATGTTTGTGTTCGAAGATATTATTACATTGGATAACCGTTCAATTCAGCGTGTCATCCGTGACTGTGAAAATGAAGATTTGATTTTAGCGATGAAAGTATCTAGTGAAGAAGTAAAAGATATCTTATTCAAGAACATGTCACAACGTATGGCAGAGTCGTTCAGGGAAGAGATGGATGTAATGGGGCCTGTGCGACTGCGCGACGTGGAAGAAGCACAATCCCGTATCGTAGGAATTATCCGAAGACTTGAAGATGCAGGCGAAATCATCATAGCGCGTGGTGGAGGAGATGACATCATTGTCTAATTTGTTTCGTTCCGAGCGAACTGTCATGAATCAACATCCAACAAAAGCAATATCGATACGTAATTTGCAATCATTGGAACCAGACGAAAAAGTGGAAGAGCCCGTCGATACAGGCATGATGTTCATGGAACGTAATCGCCTATTACAAGAGATGGAGCAACGTAAAAACATTGTAGATGCTGAAATAAAACAGCGATTAGAGCAAGCAGCAGCGGATATCGAATCAATGCATGTAGCTTGGGCACGAGAAAAAGAAGAATTACAGCAACAAGCATATGACGAGGGATTTCAAGTTGGATTCGATGATGGACGCAATAAAGCGATGGCTGAAATGCGTGAAATGGTAAATGCTGCGAACGAAACTACTACATTATCTTACGAGAATGCGACACAATATTTAATCAATCAAGAACGAGTAATTTTGGACATCGGAATGAAGTCGGCGGAACGGATTATTAATAAAGTGATAGAAGAAGACGATGAGACGTATTTATCCATCGTGCGAAAAGGAATTAAAGAAGCGCAAGAAAGCAAGGAAATAAAACTGTTCGTCCCAACTGAACAGTTTAAAATGGTCACGATGCATCGCGCTGAGCTCGCATCAATTTTTCCGCCAGAAACGCCATTCCTTATTTTCGTCAATGAAGATTTCAATGCAACAGATTGCTTTATCGAAACGAACCATGGCCGAATCGTAGTGAGTGTAGATGAGCAACTGAATGAACTGAAAGAACAATTGGTGAAAATCATGGAGGATGGTGTGTGAATTTGAAAAAAGCCGAAGATTTAATTCCGATTATCCCAAATATCAATACAATGAAAAAGTATGGTCGAGTAATACGAGTTGTTGGGTTGCTTATAGAATCGGAAGGTCCTGAATCATCGATCGGAGACGTATGTTTCATCCATTTGAACATTCCGGAAGGAGGACGATCCTTAATTCAAGCGGAAGTCGTAGGTTTTAGAGAAGATATTGTCATGCTGATGCCTTACACGGATATACGCAATATTTCAAGTGGCTGTCTAGTCGAAACATTGGGCAAACCACTCGAAGTAAAAGTCGGTATGAATCTATTAGGACAAGTCCTGGATTCTTTAGGAAGACCTATTGACTCAAGCCCATTACCTAAAGGCTTGGCAACTGTGCGTACGGAAAACAGTCCACCAAACGTTTTAACACGTCCTACTATTAATGACAAGTTAGCTGTAGGAGTGAAAGCAATCGATGGGATGTTAACGGTAGGCAGCGGTCAACGTGTAGGGATTTTTGCGGGTTCTGGTGTCGGCAAAAGTACATTGCTCGGGATGATTGCACGTAATACGGAAGCGGATATCAACGTGATCGCACTTATAGGTGAACGTGGCCGTGAAGTTCGTGAGTTCATCGACAGAGACCTAGGTCCAGAGGGCTTAAAGAAAACAATTGTAGTCGCCGCCACTTCAGATCAGCCAGCGCTGATGCGAATCAAAGGTGCCATGACAGCGACAGCGATTGCAGAATACTTCCGAGATAAAGGTCTGAACGTCATGCTGATGATGGACTCAGTCACACGTGTAGCTATGGCGCAGCGTGAGATTGGTCTAGCGGTCGGAGAACCACCTGCAACCCGAGGATACACCCCTTCTGTTTTCGCTATTTTACCTAAGCTTTTGGAACGAAGTGGTACAAATGAAAAAGGTGCTATCACTGCATTTTACACCGTGCTGGTAGATGGTGACGATATGAATGAGCCGATAGCAGATGCTGTTCGAGGAATTCTCGACGGTCATATAGTCTTAGACCGAACGCTTGCCAATAAAGGTCAATACCCTGCAATCAATGTTTTGAAAAGTGTTAGTCGTCTGATGAATCATATAGCAGACCCTGAGCATTTGAAAGCAGCCGCAAAACTACGCGAACTGTATTATGCCTATGATAAATCCGAAGATTTGATTAATATTGGTGCATATAAAAAAGGGACGTCACGAGAAATAGACGAAGCGATTGAATATGAACCGATCATTACCGATTTTCTAAAACAAAAATTTAACGAGAATATACAATTGGAAGATACGGTAAATGAAATGATCGCGTTAGCTTCTGGAGGAGGAGAGCGCAGATGACTTCTTTCTATTATCGTTTTGACAAAGTACTAAATTTACGTGAACAAGAACGCGATGAAACGGAAATGGCATATAAAGAAGCGATTGAAGAATTTGAAAAAATTGCAACGCAACTGTATCACCAAATGAAAAAGAAAGAAAATGTCTTGGAAGAGCAACGACAACGAATGAACACAGGTTTTTCTATTGATGACTTGCACAGCTACTCCCGATTTATTAACACATTAGACTTATCGATTGATCATATTCAGCAAGAGGTAATGAAGTCTCGTTCGAAAATGAATTGGTATGAGTCTCAATTGCTGGAGAAAAATATCGAAGTGAAGAAGTTTGAAAAAATGAAAGAGATTGGGAAAGAACAATATGATGTCGAAATGGAACACATAGAGACAAATCGGATTGACGAACTATCAACAATGAAATTTCGTTCAAGAGAAGACGGGTGGTAAAGTGGCTAAGTTAAAAAAGAAAAAGGAAGTTGGAAAACCAATAGAGGGACAAAGTAAAAAGTCTATTGGCTTTTTCCAAATATTGCTCGCATGGATTATCATCCCTCTTATGTTCACGACGGCAGTCGTTTTGATCATAGCTAAAGTAGCTGATGTAAACGTTTTTGATCAGGCGAAAGAGTGGACAGCAAAAGTTCCGTTCCTAGAACAAAAAACACCTGATGAAAAGGTCGAGGGTGATTTAATACTAGAAGAACGTGTCATATCTCTTCAAGCGGAGATTCAAGAAAAAGAAGCACAACTATTTGAAGTTCAAGATGAGCTAACGCAAGTAAAAGATTCAAATGAAACACTTGTGATAGAGAAAGAAAAGCTGAATGAAGAAATCGAGAAACTAAAACTCGCGCAAAGTGAAGCGAAGCGTGATTTTAAAGAAATTATCACGACGTATGAGCAAATGTCGGCCAAATCATCAGCTCCTGTCATTACAAAAATGGGAGACGCAGAAGCTGTACAAATATTATCTAGTCTAAAGCCCGCTACTTTAGCGGCTATACTAGAGAAAATGTCCCCTGAAGATGCTGCTAAATATACATCTATGCTTACAAAGTAGTATAATAGTAATTGAGGGAGGTGGAAAAGTGAATGTAGGACTATTAACGGGTGTAGGTTCTCCGAGCATTCCTGTAAACTCATCCGCTACTAAAGCAAATATTAAAGGCGAAGGATTTGGGAGTGTATTTCAAAGTCTGATGTCTGCAACAGCTATACCTGCTAAACAGCAGACGCTGGGTACCGATCGAGAGTTAACGAAATTACTTGACGATGTACTTAACGCTGATTCGTTGGAAGAGTTAAAGGGGCTTCTTGAAGAGTTAAAGCAGTCTGATAAATCTCCAACTATTGCCCAGTTATTAAAAGAGACAGGAATGCTTCACAGTACTTCAGTTAAGCTTAATGAAGATATTAAGGGAGAGTTAATGGATCTATCAAACTTTGATAAGTTACCTAGTCTGCAACAATTAGCACATCTCATTAGTGAAAAACCTGATAGACTAATAGAATCAATTACAAACGTACTAGAAGATGCTGGTATGTCCAAAGAACAACTGGATCAGATAGCCGCAACAGGAGATATTTGGTTCGTGCTTGATGTATTACAAGAATTACCTACTGAAAAAGTTCAAGCCGCTATACAGAACATAACACCTAAAGAATCAGTAGAATTGACAGCGTTGCTTAAATCAATTGAACTAGTTGCACCTAAAATGGATTTATATACAAAACAAATAGATCTCGTAAAAACGATTCAGCCGATTCTTTCACAATTTGCTAGTCAACTGGAACAAAAGACTATACAACCCGAAGTGAAACAACCTGTACATATTCCGACAGCTATGCAACAGGTCATTCGATTCACAACGGAACAATCTGCCGCAGACACAAAGCAACAAGATCAACAATCTAAACCTGGTGAAACAGTTACTCCGGTTATAACCGCTTCACCGACTGAAACAAGGCCAGTATTCCAAATGAGCGCTACAGAAAAAACACCGGAAAGTCGAAGTGAAGCTTTGATGCGCGAATTCCAGGCAGTGCTAAACCGAGCAAACTTTGGTCAGACGAATGGAATGAATCGTATTTCAATCAAACTATACCCGGAACATCTCGGGCAAGTCCGAATTGAGTTGCTAGAGGTGAACGGTGTCATGACTGCAAGAATCTTAGCATCTACTGCGATGGCACGTGAAATGCTCGACAGCCAAATGCATCAGTTGCGTCATGCGTTTAATCAACAGAATTTGCAAGTAGATCGAATTGATTTATCGCAAACCCTACAAGATCCGTCAAAGAGCGATCGAGAACAAGCTTTTAACAAGCAAAACCAGCAACAAAAAGAACAGGCCACTGATCATAATGAAACTCAAGAAGAACAGCAACAAACATTCCAAGAATTCATGATTGAACTGGAGGCGTAACCATTGCCGGAAGGAACAAATTCCACAACAACTAATAGTGCGATTACAGATTCCATGTATTTAGTCAATAAGCAACGCGATCAGCGAAAAACTGGGCCCGATACAATGGGAAAAGACGCATTCATGAAAATATTGATCGCACAGATGGCGAATCAAGATCCAACGAACCCGATGAAAGATACAGAGTTTGTCGCGCAAATGGCGCAGTTTTCATCATTGGAACAAACGATGAACTTAGCAAAGGCATTTGAGAAGTTTGCAGATTCACAAAATCAAAGTCAGTTAATCCAGTACAACAGTTTTGTAGGGAAAGAAATACGCTGGCATGAAGTATCAGATAAACAAGGTGAAGATAACCAGCCGATCATCAATGAAGGGACTGGCATCATTCAGTCGATTAAGTATATCGATGGTTCGGTGATTTTCACGATGGCGGACGGCAAGGAACTGTCACCAGGAAACATTTCCGAAGTAATGGGGAACGGTTCTAATTCAAGCCCAGGAGCAGTCGGTCAACCAAACAGTCTAGTACAAGCTAGTATGCTAATTGGTAAGACAGTAGGCTACATGGAAGGTGAAGAAGAACGTACAGGGAAAGTCGTATCGGTTACAAATAAAGAAGGTAGTCTCCACTATGTATTGCAGGACGGTACGAAAATTGAAGGCAATCAATTTGCAACAATCAGTGAATAATTGAATGGAGCGATGTCATGAACAAGATCAATGCCCATCGCGTTCCATCACCGCCACTCATACACCAAGGACAGATACAAGCGCAATCTAAGCAGTCATTTCTTGAACACTTACAGCAAGCAACGCAGCCAGAGAAATTAAAAATTAGTAAACATGCGAATGACCGGTTGCAAGAACGTGGCATTCAAATGACCGATGCAGAATGGGCGCGTATTACAGAAAAAATAGACGAGGCGAAGAGGAAAGGAATCCGTGATTCACTCGTGTTAACTGATCAAGCCGCACTCATTGTCAGTGCGAAGAACTCAACCGTGATCACCGCGATGAACCGCATGGAAGCGAAAGATCAACTATTTACGAATATTGACGGCACGATACTACTCAGCTAAACACGGCAGGACCTTAACAGGATGCCAACTGCACCGCCGACTGATTGACGTGGTGCACTCTAAAACCGAGAGGGGAAACTGTACTATGATTCGCTCAATGTACTCAGGAATTTCTGGACTAAAGAACTTCCAAACGAAATTAGATGTAATTGGTAACAATATTGCTAACGTGAATACTTATGGATTTAAGAAGGGGCGTACGGTTTTTAAGGATTTGTATTCGCAGACTGTTGCGGGTGCATCGGAACCTGGTGCAAATCGTGGTGGTGTGAATCCGAAACAGGTTGGTTTAGGATCTCAATTAGCTACCATTGATACTATTCATTCTGGTGGGTCTATGCAGACTACTGGAAATACATTAGATTTGGCTATTGAAGGTGATGGTTTCTTTGTAGTTGAAGATGGAACGCAAAAATTTTATACCAGAGCAGGAAACTTTTATTTAGACGCTGGAGACGGTACAGGAGAAGCCTCTTTGGTAGACGGTGATGGGAGATACGTCTTAAACAGCGATGAAAGTCATATTACAATTCCAATAACGGCTACTTCACTTTCAATTGGTCAAGATGGGAAGGTAGTATTTGTTAATGCTGATGGCGAACTAGATGAACGTGGCCAAGTAGCTGTCGCTAAATTTAACAACTCAGGTGGTCTGACAAAGATTGGCGGTAATCTATATCAGGAATCAGCGAACTCAGGTGCGCCATCTGATCTATTAACTCCTCTTGAAGAAGGAAGAGGAGCGATAAGATCTGGCTCCCTAGAAATGTCCAACGTAGACCTCTCAGAAGAGTTCACAGAAATGATCGTTGCACAACGTGGATTCCAAGCCAACACGCGAATCATCACCACATCAGATGAAATCTTACAAGAACTAGTAAACTTGAAACGATAACATAGCATAGTTTGAAAAGGAGGGTCGGGCCGGCCTTGGCCTGGCCCCTTACATATGATTAAAGTGACAAGATTGAATCGAACGACTTTCACACTCAACGCACTGTACATAGAGAGAGTCGAGTCGTTTCCAGATACGACGATTACGTTGACGACTGGATCAAAGTACGTCGTTCTGGATTCAGCCGAAGAAGTAAACAGCCGGATCATTGAGTTTTATCGTGCAGTCCAGCTACTATCCAATCCGCATATTCGGGGTGATGAAGAAGATGAAGAATAAATTATTGACGATTTCATTGATCATTTTAGTGAGTATTACGTTGATCGGTGTCGTGGCGGTCGTATTGATATTGAATTTCAACAAAGACAGTGACGGAGAAGAAAAAGCACCGTCAATTGATGAAATTATTGAGTCATCAGTGGATATGGAAGAAATTACAACAAACTTATCTGGCCGTAATTTTGTCCGTATCTCTCTGAAAATCCAGACAGACAGTAAAAAGGCAGCAGAAGAATTAACGAAACGCGATTTTCAAGTGAAGAACCTAGCTATTCAAGAACTATCGGAAATGACCACAAAAGATCTTGAAGGGAAAGCGGGAAAACAACAATTTGAAGATACTATTAAAGCGAAGTTAAACGAGCTGATGCAAGATGGTGAAATACAAAAGGTGTATATTGTCTCATATATCATCCAGTGACGGCTGGAGTAATCTACGAGAGAAGTGTGCGCGATGGGAGGTGGACCTATGTCAGCAGATGTACTGTCCCAAAATGAAATAGATGCGCTGCTGTCTGCTTTATCGACGGGTGAAATGTCAGCAGAGGAAATGAAAAAAGAAGAAGAAACTAGAAAAGTACGTGTTTATGACTTTAAACGTGCTCTTCGTTTCTCAAAAGACCAAATTCGTAGTCTGACAAGAATTCATGAAAACTTCGCTAGACTGCTCACGACGTACTTTTCGGCCCAATTGCGTACGTATGTCCAAATCAATGTGATGTCGGTAGATCAGATCCCGTTTGAAGAATTTATTAGCTCGATACCGAATATGACATTAATCAATATCTTCGATGTATCACCGCTCGAAGGGAATATTTTGATGGAAGTCAATCCGAATGTTGCGTATTCGATGTTGGAGCGACTGATGGGTGGTTTTGGATCGAGTTCGGGAAAAGCAGAAAATATGACAGAGATTGAAACGAAGATTTTGACCAATTTATTTGAACGTTCATTTGACAGCTTACGGGAAGCTTGGTCAGGGCTAATTGACATTGATCCGTATCTGACGGAGATGGAAGTCAATCCGCAATTTCTCCAAATGATTTCACCGAACGAAACGGTAATCGTTATTTCATTTAATATTATGATTGGAGAATCGAGTGGCATGATCAACATGTGTATTCCACACGTTGTGTTGGAGCCAATTATTCCGAACCTTTCTGTGCAGTATTGGATGCAGACGAATAAAAAAGAACCTACTGCTGAACAAAGCATAGAATTGGAAAGACGTATTAAAAATGCAACACTCCCTATAGTAGCTGACCTTGGGAAAGGACAAATTTCTATCGAAGATTTCTTGCATCTGCAGCTTGGCGATGTCATTTCACTGGACACAAGCATTGAGGAACCTCTAACGATAAGAATAGGGGAAAGACCTAAATTCACAGCGCAGCCTGGAAAGCTACGTAATCGTATGGCTGTTCAAATACTGGAAATTTTGAATACGGGAGAGGATGACGATGATGAGTGATAATATTCTCTCACAGGAAGAGATTGAAGCGTTGTTACGGGGTGAAACATTAGAACCTACAGAAGCAACTGAACCTGAACCCGAAGTTATCAATATTAGCGATTATTTGACCGAAATGGAGCAAGATGCATTAGGTGAAGTGGGGAATATCTCATTCGGAAGTTCGGCAACTGCACTTTCCGCTTTGCTCGGACAAAAAGTAGAAATTACCACACCACAAATTACATTAATCCAACGTGATAATTTGGAAGATGATTTCGTCCATCCATATGTAGCTATCAAGGTTGAATATACAGAGGGATTAAGCGGAGTCAACTTGTTGGTGATTAAACAAAGTGATGCGGCAATCATTGCAGACCTCATGTTAGGCGGAGATGGGACGGCACCGAATCAAGAACTAAGTGAAATTCACTTGAGCGCAGTGCAAGAAGCGATGAATCAAATGATGGGATCATCAGCGACTTCGATGTCTACTATCTTCAACAAAAAAGTAGATATTTCACCTCCTACTATTGATTTGATGAATATTCAAATAGATCAAGGGACAGAAATTATTCCTGCACATAATTTATTGATTCGTGTGTCCTTCAATTTAAAAGTTGGCGAGTTGATTGATTCTGATATTATGCAATTATTTCCGTTGGAGTTTGGTAAAAAGCTAGTATCTTCACTAATGGGAGAAGAAGAAGCGGCAACTGTGACGGAAGTACCACCTAGTCCGCAAGCACCTCCATACTCTGAACCGGAGCCTGCATATGCACCAGAACCTGCACCTGTACAACCACAATCGCAATCGCAATATCAAGCACCGCCTGTTCAGGAGCCTTCTGCACCTCGACAAACTCAAGCACCAGTGCATGTTCAACAAGCGGAGTTCGCTAGTTTCCAAGCTCCTTCTTTGAATAAGGAAGAATCAAATAATTTAAATTTACTACTTGATATACCCCTTCAAGTAACAGTAGAATTAGGACGTACGAAGCGTTCCGTGAAGGAAATTCTCGAAATGTCTGGAGGTTCAATTATTGAACTAGATAAATTGGCAGGGGAGCCTGTCGATATATTAGTCAATAATCGCTATATTGCAAAAGGGGAAGTAGTCGTCATTGACGAAAACTTTGGAGTCCGCATTACAGATATTTTAAGTCAGATGGATCGGTTAAACAATTTACGATAGAAGATACTTGGAGGGATTAGGAATGGGAAAACGAATTTTGGTAGTAGATGACGCGGCATTTATGCGCATGATGATTAAGGATATCTTAACAAAGAATGATTACGAAGTAGTAGGAGAGGCAGCGGACGGTGCACAAGCTGTCGAAAAGTATAATGAACTGAAGCCCGACTTGGTAACAATGGATATTACGATGCCTGAAATGGACGGCATTGCTGCTCTGAAAGCAATTAAAAGTACGAATCCATCTGCAACTATCATTATGTGTTCCGCAATGGGACAACAAGCAATGGTAATCGATGCAATTCAAGCCGGAGCCAAAGACTTTATCGTTAAACCATTCCAGGCAGACCGTGTGATTGAAGCGATCGACAAAGCGTTGAGCTAACTGTCAATTATGAATGTAAAACGAATAATCCAATGTGTACTACTACTCATTCTGTGTTTTGCCATCATGCCATTTGCTTATGCAGAAACAGATCCTGACGTCAGTGTATCAGACTGTATTGGAAAGAATAAAGACTGCGAAGAAAAAGCACCAGCTGCAGAGAATGATAATCAAAAAGAAGTAACGAATAAGGAATTGGACGAGCCTAAAGGCCTTACAGCAAAAGATTATATTCGAACTCTTTTTGCATTCGTATTTGTAATCGGCTTGCTCGTGTGGTTACTACGTTTCATGAACAAACGTAATAGAAATTTTGACTCCAATCGACTGATGACAAATATGGGCGGAGTTCCGTTGGGTCAAAATAAATCTATTCAACTAGTGAAAATGGGTAATCATTATTTTGTAGTCGGTGTTGGAGAAAATGTACAGCTACTAAGGGAAATTGAAGATCCTGATGAAATTGCTGAGTTGCTCGCACGTTATGATCAAGGCAATGATGTTCAGAAGGGCATATTTTCACAATTATACTCACGGTTTTTCTCAAAAGCCGAGCATCCTCCTTCAGAAGAAGCTACATTCAGTCAATTGTTTTCTTCCAAAATGGATGAAATCAAAGCTGATCGTAAAGAACAATTACAACGTTTAAATAGGAAGGAGAGCGACCGCGATGGTTGATTTTCTGGGCACATTTTCTGACAGTGATCCCACCAATGTCTCTACTTCCATTAAGATGTTGCTATTACTTACGGTGTTGTCACTTGCACCTGCGATTTTAATCCTGATGACTTCGTTTGCCAGGATTATTATTGTTTTATCATTTGTACGGACGGCGCTAGCTACGCAACAAATGCCTCCTAACCAAGTGTTGGTTGGATTAGCATTATTCCTGACATTTTTCATCATGTCGCCTGTGTTATCTCAAGTGAACGAAGA
This window of the Sporosarcina ureae genome carries:
- a CDS encoding flagellar biosynthetic protein FliO produces the protein MPFAYAETDPDVSVSDCIGKNKDCEEKAPAAENDNQKEVTNKELDEPKGLTAKDYIRTLFAFVFVIGLLVWLLRFMNKRNRNFDSNRLMTNMGGVPLGQNKSIQLVKMGNHYFVVGVGENVQLLREIEDPDEIAELLARYDQGNDVQKGIFSQLYSRFFSKAEHPPSEEATFSQLFSSKMDEIKADRKEQLQRLNRKESDRDG
- a CDS encoding response regulator: MGKRILVVDDAAFMRMMIKDILTKNDYEVVGEAADGAQAVEKYNELKPDLVTMDITMPEMDGIAALKAIKSTNPSATIIMCSAMGQQAMVIDAIQAGAKDFIVKPFQADRVIEAIDKALS